GGCCGGACGACGGCGGCCACCGGGTGCGGGCTGGCAACGGGCGGATCGACCAGGACGACGCGCTGACCGTCGCCGAGGTGGACCAGGCGTTCGCCACCGGCCGGCTGCTCGCGGACGAGGAGGTCGACGCGGGCGCGGACCTGCTGATCCCGGGCGCGCTCGGCGTGGGGGCGGACACCGCCGCCGCGGTCGTCATCGCGGCGCTGCGCAGCCACGAGCCGATCGACGTGGTGGACCGCGGCGACGGCAGCGACGACGCGCGCTGGATGCTGCGTACCGCGGCGATCCGGGACGCGCTGCGCCGCACCCGCCCGTTCGCCGGCGACGCCCGTTCGGTGCTGCGGGTCGCCGGCGGCGCGGATCTCGCGGCCATCGCCGGCGTGCTCGTCCAGGCCGCCATCCGGCGCACCCCGGTCATCATCGACGGCCCGGCGGCCTGCGCGGCGGCGCTCGCGGCGGAGCGGATGGCCCCGGGCGCCCGCGCCTGGTGGCTGGTGGGCAGCGACTGTCCCGACCCGGCGGCACGGCACGCCGTCGAGGCGCTCGGCCTGTCCCCGCTGGTCGACCTGAGGATCCGCGCCGACGACGGGACCGGCGCGTTCGCCGCCGCCGCGCTGGTGGCGGCCGCGGTGGAGACCGCCGCCGACCTCGCCGCCGCCGTGGCGGCGGACGGCGGGGCCAGTGAGGCCGATGCGGCGGACATCACCTGATGGCCTGTTGATGAGCGCCCGCACGACGCTGGCCGTGCTCACCGCCGCGCCGGTGCGGCCGACCGAGTCGGTGAGCCGTACCGCGGCGAGCCGGTTGACGACGCTCGCTCCCCTGGGCGGCCTGGTGCTCGGCCTGGTCACGGCCGTGGTCGTCGTCTCCATCCGGTTGTGGGCGAGGCTGCCCGACGGGCAGCCCCAGTCGCTGCTGCCGGCCGCCGGCGGTCTGGCGCTGCTCGCCCTCGCCTCCGGGGCGCGTCACCTGGCCGGCCTCGCCGCGGTCGCGGACGCTCTCGCCACGGGCCAGGCCTGGCGTGGCGCGCCGGCTGGACCCACGGCGGCGGACAGCCGTGGCGGCGCCGTGGGCGCGGCCGGCCTGGCCGCGGTGCTGTTCGTCGTGCTGATCCAGGTCTGCGCGCTGAGCACCGCCATCCTTGCCCATCGCGGCACGGTCAGCATCCTCGTCGCCTGCCTGGCCAGCCGCCTGGCCGTCACCCTCGCCGGCGCCCGCCGGCCACATGGCCCACAGGCGTCGGCGGTGTCCGCCGCGGACGTCTCCGCCATGGATGTCTCCGCCTGGGCCGACGAGGCGCGGGCCGGCATGCCGGCGCCCTCCCGGCGGATCGTGGTGGGCCGGGTGTCGACGGCCGGCGCGGCGCTCGCGACGGCGCTGTCGTTCTCGCTGGCCGCCATCGCCGGCCGGCTCGACTACGACGGGGGCGACCCGAGCCGAGCGCTGCGCGCCGTCGTCGCCCTCGCGCTGGCCACCGCCGTCGGCCTGCTGCTGCGCCGGCTCCTGGGTCGCCGCCTCGGCGGTGCCCAGGAACCGGTCATCGGCGCCATCGTCGAGCTCACCGTCACCGTCGCCCTCGTCACGATGGCGCTCACCATCCCCGACCGCCTCCAGAACGCCCTCGGCGGCTGATCCCCCGTCCGTGCGTCCAGCCTTGGACGGGGTGCGCCGCGCGGCGCGCTCGCCCTAAGCGGAGGCGCGGTCCTCGGCCAGTTGGATGAGGGTGCGGGTGATGGCACCGGTGGCGGCCTTGGGAGTGTGGCCGTAGGGCTCGCCGCCGTTCCAGGACGGT
Above is a window of Pseudofrankia saprophytica DNA encoding:
- a CDS encoding nicotinate-nucleotide--dimethylbenzimidazole phosphoribosyltransferase, which translates into the protein MENPLTDATGASSAGEPTAEVTPAAAASWASVSAGIGDVPEPDAAAAAAEQAAAHRRARALGLPRGSLGKLSEVAVWLAAAQGTSPPRPITQARAILLAADHGIAEAGLYPWPPGATARRLAAVIAGASPLAVLARRAGVGLRLVDIAVGATVEGDVDCDVDGEGDVGPGRPDDGGHRVRAGNGRIDQDDALTVAEVDQAFATGRLLADEEVDAGADLLIPGALGVGADTAAAVVIAALRSHEPIDVVDRGDGSDDARWMLRTAAIRDALRRTRPFAGDARSVLRVAGGADLAAIAGVLVQAAIRRTPVIIDGPAACAAALAAERMAPGARAWWLVGSDCPDPAARHAVEALGLSPLVDLRIRADDGTGAFAAAALVAAAVETAADLAAAVAADGGASEADAADIT
- a CDS encoding adenosylcobinamide-GDP ribazoletransferase; translated protein: MSARTTLAVLTAAPVRPTESVSRTAASRLTTLAPLGGLVLGLVTAVVVVSIRLWARLPDGQPQSLLPAAGGLALLALASGARHLAGLAAVADALATGQAWRGAPAGPTAADSRGGAVGAAGLAAVLFVVLIQVCALSTAILAHRGTVSILVACLASRLAVTLAGARRPHGPQASAVSAADVSAMDVSAWADEARAGMPAPSRRIVVGRVSTAGAALATALSFSLAAIAGRLDYDGGDPSRALRAVVALALATAVGLLLRRLLGRRLGGAQEPVIGAIVELTVTVALVTMALTIPDRLQNALGG